CTCTTTTGATGTCTTTTGTGATGTAGTGTGCGCTGTAATCTACAATTGCAAACTCTTGTTGTAAGTTTTCGATAAAGTTTTCTACATCTGCAATATGCTCAAACACTGCTTCAACAAAAAAATCATACTCGTGCGCGATTTTATAAATGCTATTAACGTGTTGATGTGCTTTAAGAAATGATCGTAATCGTTCTTTATCTGTTACATTGCATTTTAATTGCAATTGTACTTTGGTATGAAATCCTAGTTTAGAAAAATCAATAAGTGCTGCAAATCGTTGAATCATATCTTTTTCTTGTAGTTTTAATCGTTCGTGTAGTGTTGAAATAGGTATTCTTGTTTGTTTGCTAATTTGGGTTAATGTTTGTCGAGCGTTGGCTCGAAGGGCTGTTAATAAAACATAGTCTTTTTTACTGATAGTTGTTAGTATATTTTTCATATTG
The Candidatus Woesearchaeota archaeon DNA segment above includes these coding regions:
- a CDS encoding Lrp/AsnC family transcriptional regulator; translated protein: MKNILTTISKKDYVLLTALRANARQTLTQISKQTRIPISTLHERLKLQEKDMIQRFAALIDFSKLGFHTKVQLQLKCNVTDKERLRSFLKAHQHVNSIYKIAHEYDFFVEAVFEHIADVENFIENLQQEFAIVDYSAHYITKDIKREGFLANS